In Rosa chinensis cultivar Old Blush chromosome 1, RchiOBHm-V2, whole genome shotgun sequence, a genomic segment contains:
- the LOC112182292 gene encoding S-type anion channel SLAH2 has translation MDSEEQVSLQIPSLIKYISSNEVVGFDNVEEHTILNDKPQPSAEEIEIAALESTVDEYEQPIHQRMHSVSISMPPSPVEVHLEKIKGILFSPETIFNGGIPDSSSAAIKSPSSSKLPEAAKCHSQPLPKGSAFEDQATHAGHFPYHPSIITLRDNRFDNFKTWSGKFKRQITLLRGKTPRKSDQPENAFAQSTDQVDRLPADRYFDALEGPELDTLRASEEIMLPEDKQWPFLLRYPISSFSICLGVSSHAILWKTLPTSASTKFLHLNLKTNLALWCIAVATLVGVACIYLLKIIFYFEAVRREYFHPIRINFFFSPFIAILFLALGVPPSISSNLHPALWYIIMTPLLCLELKIYGQWMSGGQRRLSKVANPVNHLSIVGNFAGALLGASMGLREGPIFFFAVGMVHYMVLFVTLYQRLPTNETVIPKELHPVFFLFVATPSAASMAWARIQGSFDYGSRIAYFIAMFLYLSLAVRINFFRGFKFSLAWWAYTFPMTGAAIATIRYSNEVTTVATQALAVILSIIATLTVTALFITTVLHAFVLQDLFPNDIAIAISDRSPNVPRRKWFHLKNGTSSDSKDIENFLKSATSSEKKDLEIKTLLETAKL, from the exons ATGGATTCTGAAGAACAGGTTTCCCTTCAAATTCCATCTCTCATCAAATACATATCCTCTAATGAAGTGGTTGGTTTTGATAATGTTGAGGAGCATACCATTCTCAATGATAAGCCTCAACCATCAGCTGAG GAAATTGAGATAGCTGCTTTAGAAAGCACAGTTGATGAATATGAACAACCAATTCATCAAAGGATGCACTCTGTTTCTATTAGTATGCCGCCATCACCCGTGGAAGTtcatttagagaaaataaaaggaattctCTTCAGTCCTGAAACAATTTTCAACGGTGGAATTCCAGATTCTTCTTCTGCTGCAATTAAGAGTCCTAGTAGCAGCAAACTTCCGGAAGCAGCAAAGTGTCACTCTCAACCCTTGCCAAAAGGCTCTGCATTTGAAGATCAGGCAACGCATGCTGGGCATTTCCCCTATCATCCAAGTATTATAACGCTGAGAGATAACAGGTTTGATAATTTCAAGACATGGTCCGGAAAATTTAAAAGGCAGATAACACTACTACGGGGAAAGACACCGCGAAAAAGTGATCAACCAGAGAATGCTTTTGCTCAAAGTACAGATCAAGTTGACCGTTTACCCGCAGACCGTTACTTTGATGCATTGGAAGGGCCTGAGTTGGACACTCTTAGG GCTTCAGAGGAAATAATGCTTCCAGAGGACAAGCAGTGGCCATTTCTTCTCCGGTATCCCATTTCTTCATTTAGCATCTGCCTTGGTGTCAGCAGCCACGCTATTTTGTGGAAAACCCTACCTACCTCGGCCTCCACGAAATTTCTCCACTTGAACCTTAAAACAAATTTGGCTCTGTGGTGCATTGCCGTTGCTACATTAGTTGGTGTTGCTTGCATCTACCTTCTTAAAATCATCTTTTACTTTGAAGCAGTTCGTCGCGAGTATTTCCACCCAATTCGAATCAACTTCTTCTTTTCCCCATTTATAGCCATCTTATTCTTAGCTCTAGGAGTGCCACCTTCCATTTCTAGCAACCTCCATCCAGCTCTCTGGTACATCATCATGACCCCACTTTTATGTCTTGAGCTTAAAATCTATGGACAGTGGATGTCAGGAGGGCAACGCCGGCTTTCAAAAGTAGCCAATCCTGTTAACCATCTCTCCATTGTTGGCAACTTTGCGGGGGCTCTGCTAGGTGCTTCAATGGGACTAAGAGAAGGACCAATATTCTTCTTCGCAGTTGGGATGGTTCACTATATGGTCTTATTTGTAACTCTTTACCAGAGACTTCCAACAAATGAGACAGTAATCCCAAAGGAGCTCCATCCTGTGTTCTTTCTGTTTGTTGCTACACCTAGCGCAGCTTCCATGGCTTGGGCAAGAATCCAAGGCTCCTTTGATTATGGCTCGCGGATTGCTTACTTCATCGCCATGTTCCTTTATCTCTCACTG GCAGTCCGAATCAATTTCTTCCGAGGATTCAA GTTCTCATTGGCATGGTGGGCATACACTTTCCCAATGACTGGTGCTGCCATTGCAACCATCAGGTACTCGAATGAAGTAACGACTGTAGCAACTCAAGCTTTGGCTGTCATACTCTCCATCATTGCCACGCTCACGGTCACTGCTCTCTTCATAACAACCGTCTTGCATGCCTTTGTGCTTCAAGACCTCTTCCCCAATGACATTGCAATTGCCATCAGCGACAGAAGCCCAAATGTACCACGCAGAAAGTGGTTCCATCTAAAAAATGGAACCTCTTCGGATTCAAAAGACATTGAGAATTTCTTGAAGTCAGCAACAAGCTCAGAAAAAAAGGATTTGGAAATTAAAACGTTACTTGAAACTGCCAAGCTCTAG
- the LOC112177040 gene encoding probable membrane-associated kinase regulator 6 encodes METSQQPLSIESFSYSWLVNLKPPSFESLDNSLRTSLDASDEASFIEMDPTMPPSQRFFRNSQQDFKFDSQSPLSTLVHADELISNGYLLPLSVDDPLKNMESYDDYYDQASNSSTANLPVSSSKEAAPTENSSSDCSNSLRRCRRLSKRIFEKYLDFLRPLYKRIRQGHKANPKVAGNHVDKRFHSSKNSRVYSSETASPRISVAYSAPDDWRRSCDSESSIYEAVLHCKRSIGN; translated from the exons ATGGAAACATCTCAGCAACCCCTCTCCATTGAAAGCTTTTCATACAGTTGGTTAGTGAATCTCAAGCCTCCTTCTTTTGAAAGCCTTGACAACTCCCTTAGGACTTCACTAGATGCATCCGATGAAGCCTCCTTCATCGAGATGGACCCAACAATGCCACCCTCTCAGAGATTCTTTAGGAATTCCCAGCAGGATTTCAAATTTGATTCACAATCTCCTCTCTCTACTCTTGTTCATGCTGATGAGCTCATTTCCAATGGTTATCTTTTGCCACTTTCGGTTGATGACCCATTGAAGAATATGGAGTCATATGATGATTATTATGATCAAGCCTCGAATTCCAGTACTGCAAACCTTCCAGTCTCTTCATCAAAAGAAGCTGCTCCAACAGAAAATTCTTCTTCAGATTGCTCTAATTCCTTGAGAAGGTGCAGAAGATTATCAAAAAGAATATTTGAGAAGTACTTGGATTTTCTCAGACCGTTGTACAAAAGGATTAGACAAGGTCATAAAGCAAATCCTAAAGTAGCTGGGAATCATGTTGATAAAAGGTTCCATTCATCGAAGAACAGCAGGGTGTATTCATCAGAAACTGCATCGCCGCGAATAAGCGTAGCCTATTCTGCTCCTGATGATTGGCGAAGGTCGTGTGATTCCGAGAGCTCAATATATGAGGCAGTTCTTCATTGCAAAAGATCCATAG GAAACTAA